The sequence below is a genomic window from Sorangiineae bacterium MSr12523.
AAAGTTCGACGACCTCGCCCTCGGGCAAATCCGTGGGTTCGTCGAGCACGAGGCGGCCGTTGCGTACCTGGGCTTTGAGTGGTTGCATCGCCCTCACAGTGTACTTCTCCGCGGCTCCCTTGACCATCGAGCTCTTCTTTGACCATCGATGCCGTTCCGGTCGACCGGCATCGGAAGTCCGTTTAGATCTTCCCGCGGATCAGGCCCACCTTGATGCCCGACGCCATCTGCGGCGTCCGGTGAACACGGTGCGTGGCTGCGCGGAAGTCGGCTTCCGTCGCGTGGTAGATGTCCGTGAACGTCTGCGGATTCCGATCGACCAAGGGGAACCAGCTGCTCTGCACTTGCACCATGAGGCGGTGCCCGGCGCGGAACGTGTGGAACGCGTCGGGAAGCGTGAAGCGCACCAGGGCCGGCTCGCCCGGTTTGAAGGCTACGGGCTTCTCGTAGCTCGTTCGGAACTTGCCGCGCATCACCTCGGCGCGTACCAGCTGCTGATACCCGCCCATGTGCACGCCGGAGGGGTTCGGCACCGGATCCGGGAAGTCCGCCGGGTAGACGTCGATCACCTTGACGATGAAGTCCGCGTCCGTGCCTGTCGTGCTGACCCATAGGCTCGCTTCGATCGGGCCGCCGATGGTCACGTCGCTTTCGAGATCGCCCGTCGAATAGGTGAGCACATCGGGCCGCCGCGCCGCGAAGCGCTGGTCCTCGGTCATATAATCGTGATTCACCCGCGTCGAGATGCGATCCCGATACGGCACCGGCTTGGCCGGATCGCTCACATAGGCATCGGCCCCCGCCGCATCTTCACTCCCCGCAACGGCCGCCGACGACAGCTTGCCGCCAGCATGGAACGCGACGAACACGGGCTTCGCATCCGGCGGCGGCCACGCGGCGTAGCGATGCCACGCGTTCGCCCCCGTTTCGAAGACCCATGCCTCGGCGGGCGGGGCGACCGCCTTGCCCTTCAAATAACGTTGGAAGAAGGGATACTCGATGTTCTCGCGGTAAAAGGCCGACGTCTTTTGCCCGAAGCCCACGTCGCCCAAGTGGTCGCCTTCGCCCCGCGCCCAGCCGCCGTGGGACCATGGGCCCATCACCAGCGTGTTGTTCGCGCCCGGACTCTGCTTCTCGAAGGCATGGTACGTCTCCAGCGCCCCGAACAAGTCTTCCGCGTCGAACCAACCGCCCACCGTCATCACGGCCGGTTTGGCATTTTTGTAATATGGACGAGGGTCGCGCGCTTTCCAGAATTCGTCGCGCACGCCGTGTTGTTGCATATCGTTCCAAAATGCAACTTTGTTTTCATAATGGCGCGCATTCACATTGGAGAGCGGGCCGAGATTCAAGTAAAATTCGTAAGCGTCGGTTTCGTCGCGGAACGAACTCCAATCGACCTTTTTCGTCGGCTTCGGGCGCGGTTTGCCGAAGGATGCGAAAAAGTCGATGGCATCGCCGAGCATCAGGGCGCCATTGTGATGAAAATCGTCGCCGACGAACCATTCGGTGACCGGCGCCTGCGG
It includes:
- a CDS encoding CocE/NonD family hydrolase, which gives rise to MKLAVITLGLATMACGVASPRAVAEPRKPAAEADTPLIARELKDNTEVAQALREYYTKYEYRIPMRDGVRLTTVVYVPKDRSRTYPILMNRTPYSVQPYGEDRYPAADDPRFMEKIAPSQQLFRDGYIFARQDVRGRFMSEGNFVDIRPHARAKGEIDESTDTYDTIDWLVKNVPGNSGKVGMWGISYPGFYAAQGAVDAHPALKAVSPQAPVTEWFVGDDFHHNGALMLGDAIDFFASFGKPRPKPTKKVDWSSFRDETDAYEFYLNLGPLSNVNARHYENKVAFWNDMQQHGVRDEFWKARDPRPYYKNAKPAVMTVGGWFDAEDLFGALETYHAFEKQSPGANNTLVMGPWSHGGWARGEGDHLGDVGFGQKTSAFYRENIEYPFFQRYLKGKAVAPPAEAWVFETGANAWHRYAAWPPPDAKPVFVAFHAGGKLSSAAVAGSEDAAGADAYVSDPAKPVPYRDRISTRVNHDYMTEDQRFAARRPDVLTYSTGDLESDVTIGGPIEASLWVSTTGTDADFIVKVIDVYPADFPDPVPNPSGVHMGGYQQLVRAEVMRGKFRTSYEKPVAFKPGEPALVRFTLPDAFHTFRAGHRLMVQVQSSWFPLVDRNPQTFTDIYHATEADFRAATHRVHRTPQMASGIKVGLIRGKI